From the genome of Streptomyces sp. NBC_00523:
GTGTTGTTCATAGTTCTCCCAGCAACTTCTTGATGAACGCCAGTGACTCTCGCGGGCTGAGAGCCTGTGAACGGATGATCCCATAGCGTGCGGCAGCGAGGACCGTCTGCGAGGCATCGGTTACCAGGGTGCTTGTGTTGAGCGCCTCGACGTACAGATACTTCTTGCCGTCCTTGCGCGTGATGACGGTGAACGGGCCGTTGACCCCGGCGTTGTCCTCGCAGTCGGTCGGCATCACCTGAAGCTCCACGTTGCCCCGCTCGCCGAAGAGCAGCAGGTGCTCCAACTGTCCCTTTATCACCTTGCGGCCGCCGTATCGGTGCCGCAGGACAGCCTCGTCCATGACGAAGCTCAGGAGCGGCGCAGGGCGGCGGTCGAAGATGTCCTGCCTGGCCAGCCTGGCTGCCACCCGTTGCTCGATCGTCTCCAGGTCCAGAGGCGGACGACGCATGTCGAGCAGCGCCCGCATGTAAGCCTCCGTCTGAAGCAGGCCGTTGACGACATGCGTGTCGTAGACGAGCAGCTCCATCGCCTGCTTCTCCAGCTGCGCCATGCCCTGGAAGAACACCGGGTACTGCGCTTTCTCCACCGGCTCCTTCCACACCGTGAGCAGGTTGTCCGCGCCCAACTCCTTGTCGGCCTGGTCGATCGCCCTGGGGGGCGGAATCCTCCGGCCCTGTTCGAAGGAGGCGATGGTTGACGCCGAGTACCCCAGACGGCGGCCCAGTTCGTCCCGCTGCATGCCCGCCCGTACGCGTAACGTCTTCAGGCTCTGCCCGAAGGCAATGACCACATCCTGACCCGCCTTGTCCGCCGCCTGGGCGGCGTCCATCTCTCCGGGGTCCACCCGCTCAGCCGTCATCGCACCCTGCCTCGCTCGATCGCGCCGTGTTCCACGTACTGGTGCCGACAGCGCGCGTACAAGGAGATCGCGTCGGTGCGTCACCACTGGTCACGCTACGCCACGGCGAGGACTCTCGTAGCCATGACGAGCAACATCGACAGCCCCCACCGCCACACACAACACACGCTCAACTTCCCCCACTTGGGCACCCCGAGTTTCGACATGCGGTTCACCTCCACGCCCCGGGGCGCGAGGCTGTCCCGCCGCCTGTCGGCGGTCCGGCTGGACGCCTGGGGACTGCCGTACGGGACGGAGGCGCACGAGGCGGTCGTCCTGATCACGGCCGAGCTGACGGCGAACGCGGTGCGCCACGGCCACGTGCAGGGCAGGGACTTCCACCTGCTGCTGCGCGTCGTGGAGCGCCCCGGTCCTACGGCCCGGATCGAGGTGACCGACACCCGGGGCGAACGCGTCCCGCCCCGCCCCGGCAAGCTCGCGGCGGCGGGCCTCGCGGACGACGGCCGCGGCCTGCTGCTGGTCGAGGGCCTGGCCACGCGCTGGGGCTGGTACCCGAGGAAGCAGGCACCGGGGAAGACGGTGTGGGCTGAGTACGAGCTGACGGCCGGCGGCGCGGATTAGCATGCGGGCATGGGACCGAGGACGGCACAGGCGGCGTACGTGAACGGCGAGGTCGCTCCGGACCTGTCGGCCACGCGATGACCAGCTTCCTGACCCACCGGGCGCACGTGCACGATGCCGGTCACCCCGTACACCGCCGCCACAACGCACTGCGGACCTGCCTCACCGTCTTCGCTCCGTACGGCCTCCGGGCGACGTACCACCACCTCACCCTCAGCGCCGCGATCCCCCGGCGGCTGGAGGCGGACCCGGACTCCCTCGTACGGGCGGTGGAGGAACTGCACGAGGCGCGGGTGCTGTGGCTCGCGCGGACGGAGGAGTACGCCGCGTGGCGCCGGGCGGAGAAGCGGGCGGGGCGGCGGGCTGTGGCGAGCCCGCGCCCGTGGTGGCTGCGGAATTGGTCGGAGAGCCCGAACCGCGGCTGGTACGAGGACCCGTTCCGCCATCCGCCGCTGCGGCTGCCCGCGTACGTCCGGCGCCAGAACGCGCTCCTGGACGGCGCGGACCTCCCCGGCTGCCCCGCCTGCGGCGACGAGCGACCACCGGTGTCCCACTCGTCCGGGCACGGCTGGGTGACGCTGTGCCCCGGGTGCGCCTGGGTGCTGGCGCCCTGCCCGTGCGGGCGGCGACACCCGGTCGTCCCGCAGACCCCGTACACCTGGACGGGGCTGTGGCGACGCGCCCACATGGGCAACGACGGCCTGCCGAGCCCGCATTGGCCGGGGCGCTAGGACACGGCCCGGCGCTGCCGGGGCAGTTCGGCATCCCGCACCGCGCTCGACGCGAGGGCGATGACGACGCCCAGCCCGGCGAAGGCGGCGCACCCGGCGAACACGGCGGCGGATCCCCAGGCCCCGATGGCGGCGCCGACCAGGGGATAGCTGAGAGGGGCGAGTCCGACCATGGCGAGCATGACGACGGAGGTGACCCGGCCGAGGTTGGCCGGGTTCGTGGCGGTCTGGATGAGGGCGTTGTCCAGGCTGCCGAAGATGCCTGCGGTGAGGCCGATGAGCGTGGCGAGGAGCGCGGCCTGCCAGAGGGCGGGTACCAGGGCGATGGTTGCCGCTCCCGCGCAGCCGGTGAGCAGGGTTCCGGCCAGGACCAGTCCCGCGCGGGGCAGCCATCCGGCAACGGCCAGCAGCGCGGCGCTCGCCGCGGCGCCCGCGCTGAAGCTGCTGACGATCCAGCCGTACCCGGCCGGGCCCCAGCCGCGTTCGGCGTTGAGGAGCACCATGCCGACGTTGAGGGTGCCGACGAGCCCGAGTTCGCAGACGGCGCAGGCGGCGACGAGCGGGCCGAGGAGGGGGTGACGGCGGATGTAGCGCAGGCCGTCGAGCAGTTCACCCCGCGCGGTGCCGGGGCCCGGCGGCTCCGCGCCCTCGGACGCGAGGGGCCGTATGCGTACCGTCAGCAGCAGCGGCACGGACAGCGCGAAGAGCACACCGGCGACGGCGAAGGCGGCCGCGGGCCCGCCCAGTCCCATGGCCAGGCCGCCGACCGGCGGGCCCGCGATCTGGCCGAGGCGCATCGACAGCGAGCGCAGGCCGGTGACGCGGGCCAGCTGGCCGGGGCCGGTGATGCGCGGCGGGAGCGCGCCGACAGCGGGTACGAAGAGCGCGTCCACGGCGCCGAAGGCGAGTGCGACTGCGACCAGGATCCACAACGCCGGCGAGGCCAGGGCGATACCGGCGGCCGCAGCGAGGATGAGGAGACAGCGCAAGGTGTCACTGCCGAGGATCACCCGGCGAGGGTCGAGCCGGTCGGCGACCACGCCGCCGCCGAGCATGAGTAACGCGCGCGGTATCGCCCCGGAGGCCATGACGAGACCGACTTCGGTGGGACCGGCGACCTTCTGGGCGGACCAGCCCAGGGCGACGAAGTACACGCTGTCGCCGACGAGGGACGCGGTGTACGCGGTGAGCCAGCGCAGCACGTTGCCGTCCCGGTGGGCCGGTGCGGTGGCGGGCTCGGACAGGGCTGTTTCCGGGGTGGCGGTCATGGCGGGCTCCGGTCGGGTCGGGGGAGGGGCAGGTCAGGGCCGGAAGGGGAAGCCGTACATGTGCACGGACACGTGCTCACGGTCCTCGGTGTCACCGGCGGCCTTGGCGGCCTTGCCGCGCTCCCGCCAGCGCCGGGCCAGTGCCTCGAACTCGTCGCTCATCCGGTCGAGTTCGTCCGGAGTCAGGTCGAGCAGCCACTCCGAGGTGTAGGCGGCGTCGGTCCACCGCTTCCCCCAGGCGGCCCTCTGGTCGAGATACGTGCGGTACTGGGCGACGCGGGTGTCGAAGATCCCCCGGGTCACCGCACCGACGGCCGCGGCGCCCTCCGGTGAGTCGGCGAAGTCCGAGTCCCGGAAGCCCCACCCTTCTTCGGACGCCACCTGCCACCACCGCTCCCGGCCGTCGCCGCCCTCGCCGCTCGTCTGGGCCACGAAGCCGTGCTCGGCCAGTTTGCGCAGGTGGTAACTGACCAGCGAGGGCGTCTCATCGACGTGCTCGGCGAGCTGGGAGGCGGTCGCGGTGCCCGCGGCGTACAGCAGCCGGTAGAGCTGCATCCGCAGCGGGTTCATGAACGCCCTCAACCGGGTCAGGTCGGTGATCTGCTCGGGCTCGTGCTTCGGTCGCATGCACGACACGGTAGATGTGAAGCGTAGACTTCGCAATATCCGCTTCACAGTGGGCCGTTGCGCGGCCCGACTCGACCTCGGGCGTGGCGGCAGGCCGCCACGCCCGAGGTCATGCCGCTGAGGTGCCCCTCCAGAGGTGGGCCCCGGCCGCGAACACGATCGGGTCCATGGCGGACAGCGTCGCCCGCACCCGCGCCTCGAACTCCGTACGGGCATCGGCCGGGAGGGCGTCGAAGTAGGCGCGGGAGCCGTGGGAGAGCCCCCAGTCCCAGAACGTGTCGGCGTCCGGGACGGGCAGGCGCTGCTCGATGGCGGTCTCGCCGATGCCGGTGAACCCGGTGGACGAGAGCAGCCGTTCCGCGTCCAGGGGGCGACTCGGCCGCCCCTGTCCCTCGGGAATCAGGGGCTGGAACTCCCGGAAGAGGGCCCCGTAGAACTCCCACTCCGGCGCGTCCTCGACGTCACCCGGGACGGAGAAGGAGAACACCCCGCCGGGGGCGAGGACGCGGCGGAACTCCCGGGCCGCCGCAGCCGGATCATCGAGCAGGTGGACGACGAACCCCGCACAGACCAGGTCGAAGGAGTCGTCGGGGAGGTCCAGTTGGTGAACGTCCATCACCCGCGCCTCGTGCACCTGCGGATACTGCGCCGCCAGCCGCTCGACCATCCCCGGAGCGCAGTCCACCGCCGTCACCCGGCAGCCACGGGCCGGCGCGGCACCGGTCAGGGCGCCGCGCCCGGCCCCCAGGTCGAGGACCCGGGTCCCGGGCCCGGGAGCGAGCCACGCCATGTGCTGTCGGGTGAACCCGGTGAAGAACGGCAGCACCTCGTCGTACACCGAGGCCAGTTGATCGAAGAGGGCGGTGGCCCGCGTCGCGGTCATGGCGGGCCATGCTGGCAGAGGGCACAGGCGGTCCGCACGCCCATTTCCACCGCGCTCAGCCGATCGGGAAGGTGGTCCCGGGGGCGGCGTAATCGACGGGACCGCCGAACCGCGCCGATGCACGCGCCACCGCTTGCTGCGGTGTGAGGAAGCGGCCGACGTGCGTGACGATCAGTCGGCCCGCCCCGGCCGTGCTCGCTGTGTCGCCGGTGTCCTCGGGCGTGTGGTGCACCTGCTCGCCCTCGGCCGGTGCCTGCGCACTCTCGGCTTCGCACAGCAGCACGTCGCATCCCTCGGCCAGCTCCGTGAGGCTCGGGCACGGTGCCGTGTCCCCGGAGTACACCAGCGATCTGCCCGCCGCCTCGATGCGCACGGCGAAGGCCGGCATGCCGTGCGACACCGCCCGGCTGGTCAGCCGGAGCGAGCCGGTGGCCGCCTGGTGCCCGTCGTGCAACTCGGTGACGGAGAAGGCGGATTCGATCGGGCTGCGGGCCGGAGTGTTGGTGAGGAAGCCGGCCAGCCGGTCGGCGATCCCGGGCGGACCGTAGAGAGGGATGGGCGCCGCGAGGCGGATGTCCGCGTACAGGGCTCCGTAGTACGCGGTGAGCAGGTCCGCGCTGTGATCGGCGTGCAGATGCGAGATCCAGATCGCGTCGAGCTCATCCAGCCGCACATGCCGCTGGAGCGGGCCGAGCGTCCCGCTGCCCGCGTCCACCCAGATACGGGTGTCCCCGCCCGACACCAGATAGCCGGAGCAAGGATTGTCCACGCTCGGGTAGGGCGTTGCGCAGCCCAGGACCGTGAGGCGAAAAGGCTCGTCACTCATCCCGAGATCCTAGAACACAGTTACGGGAGGCGACGTCTGGAAGACAGCTGCCCCGTAGCGCGATTCTGTGCGCGTGCGGCGCCGAACAGCGAGTGCGCCCGCCGCCCGAAGCGACGCCTTGCGGCTGACGTAACGGCAGTTTCTACGGTCGTGGGACAGGGCCGGAAACACCGGCCCGGTACGGCGAAAGCGCGAGGTGAAGGCGATGGAGTGGCCGACCGCCGAGGTGGTGCGGATGTCCGGGGTGACCGCCCGGACGCTGCGGCATTACGACGCGATCGGGTTGTTGCCGCCCGCCCGGACGGGGGCGGGCGGGCTCCGGTACTACGGGGAGGCCCAGCTCCTGCGGCTCCAGCAGATCCTGGTCCTGCGGGAGCTGGGGCTCGGGCTGGAGGACATCGGGCGCGTCCTGGCCGAGCAGGTCGACGCGGTGGAGGCCCTGCGCGGCCACCACCGGCGGCTCCTCGCCGAACGGGACCGGCTCGACACGCTGGCCGTCACTGTCTCGCGCACGATCGCCGAACTGGAACAGTCCAGGAAGGACGACGCACCCATGACCATCAACCGACCGGAGAACCTCTTCGAGGGCGTACAGCCGGACCAGTACCAGGAGAGCCTGCGCGACTTCCCCGCCCACGCCGAGCGGGTCGCCGAGCACGTCGACGGAAGGAGCCCCGAGGACATCGAGGCCGGCCAGCGCGACCGTACGGCCAGGATGATCCGCCTCGCCGAACTCCGGGCCGACGGGCACGCGGCCGACTCCGCCCCGGTCCAGGAGGAGGTCGACGCCCATTACCGGCTGCTCTCCGCCCTGCGCCCGGTGTCCGCCGACGAGCACCTGGCCATGGGCCGCTCCGTCGTGGACAACCCGGAATGGCGCGCGGCCTACGAAGCCATCGCGCCCGGCCTCGCCGCGTTCCAGCGCGATGCCATCGAGGCGTACACGGCGGACCGGCTCGGCTGAACGGACGCCCGTGCGAGGATCACCGGCGTGACGAGCGACTTCGAACTGTCCCTGGACGAGCTGAGGGCCGTAGCGCGCTACGCCACCGAGGCGGCGCAGGACGTCCTGGCGGTGTTCGAGGACGCACACCCCGGAGATGTACGGCCCCGGGCCGCCATCGAGGCGGCCCGGGAGTTCATCGGCGGCGCGCCCAGGACCCGGCTCCAGCGCGTCGCGTCGATGGACGCCCACCGCGCCGCGAAGGACGCGGCCACGGAGGCCGCCCGCCTCGCCGCGCAGGCGGCCGGCGACGCCGCGTCCGCCGCCTACCTGCACCCGATCGCGAAGGCCCACCAGGTCGCCCACATCCTGCGCGCCGCCGCGAACGCTGCCCGCATCGCGGAGATCCGCGCGGGCGACGATCCCGGGGCCGGGGAGCGGGCCGTGGAAAGGGTCCGTGAGCAGGCCGCGCCGGTCCTGATCGACGTCCTCCGGCGCTACCCGCCCGCCCTCGGGGGCAGGAGCCGCGCCGCGCAGCTCATGGCCGCGCTGGACGCCTCCCTCCGCCGGGTCCCGTAGGCGCGGAAGAGGCGCGGGGCGCCGTGCCGCAGCCCCGCCTCCAGCCGGTCCGCTGCCGTGGGAGTACTGGCCGGGCGCGGGCGTTGCGCGTGTGACACTCCCGAGTGGGCTTCATGCCCCTCCGGCTGTTCGACAGCGACGGTCGTTTTGATGGATATTTACAGAAGAAAGGCAGGTTCAGCAGAAATGCATAGACCCAGTGCGGTCGAGCGCGCTTTGCGCGAGGCCGCGCCCCACGAGGTTTTCGACGTGTTCCGTTCCACGGTCGTGCGCCGCCATGGCGCCCTCGCCGTCGATCTTCTGCTGGTCGACTACGCCATGACGCGGCTGCAGCCCGTCGAGGTGCTGCCGCACACCCGGCCGCCGGTATCCGTCTACGACAGCGCTCCGGGTCGTGCGTTCGGTGCTCAGGAACCGCAGTGTGTGCATGACCGCTCGGCGTCCGAGGCGACGGTATACCTGCCGGTCAGCGTCCGGGGTGACCGGCTGGGCGTTCTCGGTGTCACCCTGCCCGTGGGCGACGGGGTCGAGCCCGCCGTGGTGGAGGACCTGCAGGCCTGCGCCGACGCGCTCGCGCATGAAGTGGTGGTCGCCGGGCGGGACACGGACCTCTTCCTGCAGGCGCGCAGGGCGGAGCGGCTCACGCTTGCCGCCGAGATGCAGTGGCAGTTGCTGCCCGGGCGCTCGTGTTCGCGGCCGGAGTACAGTCTGGGCGCCCAGCTGGAGCCTGCCTACGCGATCTTCGGTGACTGCTTCGACTGGTCGGCCTCGGCTGATGACCTTTACGTGACCGTCAGTAACGGCATGGGTGAGGGCATCGATGCCGCCTTGCTGACGAACCTCGCCGTCAATGCCCTGCGCAATGCCCGCCGCGCCGGGCTGAGCCTGGGCGATCAGGCGTATATGGCCGATCAGGCGGTGTACGCGCAGCACCGGGGCAACCAGTACCTTTCGACGCTGTTGTTCCGTTTCCACGTTCCTACGGGACGGGTGGAGATGATCGATGCCGGCTCCCCGAAGGTCTGGCGCGTGCGCCGGGGGGTGATCGAGACGGTCGAGATGGAGGCGCAGGCGCCGCTGGGCATGTTCGAGGACACCGAGTACACACCGCAGTACTTCGAGGTCGAGCCGGGAGACCGTCTCCTCTTCGTCAGCGACGGTGTCTACGACGCTCTGTCCCCGGACGGCGAGAAGTACCGCCGGCGCGCGTTGGCCGGATCGATCAACAGCACTCGCCTACTGCCCGCTTCGCAAGTGCCGAGGGTGATGCTGCAGGAATTGCTGGACCATCGCGGTGCGGGTCCGGCAGAGGACGATTCCCTTGTGCTGTGCCTGGACTGGCTGGGCCGTGCGGGTAGCGGCGATCGCTGAACCCCGACTGCGTGGGCATGTGGTCCAAGATGCGAAGATTGTGCGCCCCATGTGTGAGAGGCGTCTCCAAGGGGGCGGGCAGCTTGCGGTGCGGAGGCTCCGGGAGGGATGGTTGCCTCCAGGCAATCGTCTAGTTGATGAGGTGAGGGATTCGCGCAGCGGGTCCTCGGTCTTTGGTTTCCACTCAAGCTCACTCCCCGCGGCACACGGGTACGGACCCCTTCTGGGGCCAGGCTCCGTACCCGGTTCTCGTGGCCGACGCCCGGGGCGCCGTGGTGCGCTGCAATGACGCCGCACGCCTTCTCCTGCCCAGCGCCTTGCCCGGGACGCCACTCGCGGACGTGGTCCCGGCCTGGCTCAGTGCCGCACACGCCACGCTGAGCGCTCCCGGTCGACACCCGGCCCGGGACGCCGGGGAGCCGCTGCGCGGAGATATCGCCGGACGGCATTTCGAAGCGCACCCCAGTGCGCAGAGCGAGGGCCGGGTGGCATGGTGGCTGGTGGATGACAACGATCACCAACTGGTCCGGGAGGCTCTGCGGATGGAGCGGGAGCGGACCGCCTTCCTCGCGAAGGCGTCCAGCACGCTGCTCGCCTCCCTCAACCTGGGACGTTGCATGGACGTGACGGCGCTGCTGGCTGCCGAGAGCCTCGCGGACGCCGCACTGGTCGTCGCCCCGGATTACGGGCACCGGCTGCCGTTGGTGACGTGCCTGCGCGGCAGTGGCCCGGTCCAGTCCACCGTGAAGGTGAACCCTGACGACGTGCCGGGTCTGGGCGAGGCGATGCGCGGGTTCCCCCCGGTTCCCTCACGATGGATCGACCCGTCCACAGCCCCCGGCTGGATGTTGCCGCAGGAACTCGGGACGGTCGGCTCGATCGTGATCACCCCCCTGCCCGGACAGGGGGTTCCCGCCGGGGCGCTCATCCTGCTCCGGAAGACGGGAACCGCGGCCTTCAGCGAGGAGGAGGAGGTCTTCGCCAGGGTATTCGCCGCCCGCGCCGGTGCCGCGATGTCCGCCGCCCGGCTGTACGCGGAGCAGACCGCGATCACCGACGTGCTGATGCGTGAGCTCATGCCCCCGGTCCTGCACCAGATCTCCGGGGTGGACTTCGCCGGCCGCTACCGGCCTTCCGGAGATCATGAGCGCATCGGGGGCGACTTCTACGATGTGCACCCGGCCGCCGTCGAGGGCGAAGCCTCGCTGGTCTCTCTCGGAGACGTGTGCGGCAAGGGCCTGGAAGCCGCTGTGCTGACGGGCAAGATCCGTAACACTCTGCACGCTCTGCTGCCCCTGGCCGGCGACCACCAGCGCATGCTCGGCCTGCTCAACACCGCCTTGCTCAGCTCCCACCACACCCGCTTCGCCACCCTGGTCCTGGCCTCCGCCGTACGACGCGGAAACAAGGTGGACCTCGACCTCACCAGCAGCGGTCATCCCTGCCCCCTGATCATCCGAGCGGACGGCAGCGTCGAGGAGGCCGACACGCACGGCACCCTGATCGGTGCGATCCCGGACATCTCCGCCACCACGGCCGCCGTCTCGCTCGCACCCGGTGAGTCGTGTGTCCTCTACACCGACGGCATCACCGAGGCCAAGGGCGGGCCGATGGGCGACGACATGTTCGGTGAGAAGCGCCTCAAGCGCGCCCTGTCCCAGTGCGCGGGCATGCCCGCCGAGGGGATCGCCGAGCACGTACAGATGCTGGCCGCCCAGTGGCTCGGCAACCGCACTCACGACGACATGGCCGTCGTTGTGATCGCCGCACCCCACACGCATCACCTGAGCGCGGTGGACGGACACACACGGGGCAGGTTCACCGCATGAATACCAGCTCCCGGCCTCGCGCGGCCGGTGCCTCGCTCGAAGAGCCCGTGGAGCGGCTGTGGGAAGCCGTCGCGGCCATGGACGAGCACGCGGCCACCGAGCTCGTCCTGCGGATGCTGGATGAGGGGATCCCCGCGGAGAGCGTCCTGCTCGACGTGATCGCCGTGGTGCAAGGCCGCGTCGGTCAGGAGTGGGCGTCCAACCGGCTCAGCGTCGCCCAGGAGCACGCGGCGACCGCCATCAACGACCGTGCGGTCACCGCGGTGAGCCTGCACCCCACCGCACGTACGGCCGCCAACCGGGGGCGCGTCACCGTCGCCTGCGTCGACGGTGAATGGCACGCCCTCCCCGCCCGTCTGCTCGCCGAGGTCCTGAAACTCCGTGGCTGGCGGGTGGACTACCTCGGAGCCCAGGTCCCCACACCGCACCTCATCTCCCATCTCCACAACACCCGGGCGGATGCGGTGGCCCTGTCCAGTTCCCTCGCCACCAGGCTGCCGACCGCGCACGCGGTGATCACCGCGTGCCAGGCGATCGGTGTCCCGGTCATCGTCGGCGGGGCCGCCTTCGGTCCGGAAGGCCGCTACGCGAAGCTGCTGGGCGCCGACGCATGGGCACCGGACGCCCGCGCCGCCGCCGACCGTCTCATCAGCAGCCCACTGCCGCTGCCGTCGCCCGATCACCAGCAGGTCGACGACCTGCCACATCTGGCCGACCAGGAATACACCATGGTCACCCGCACCGGCGCCACGCTCGTCCAGACAGTCTTCGCCGCGCTGGAGGACTCCTTCCCCGTCCTCCGCGACTACACCGACGCCCAGCGTGAACGGACCGCGGAGGACCTCGCGCACATCGTGGAGTTCCTCGCCACCGCCCTCTACCTCGATGACGACGAACTCTTCACCTGGTTCACCACCTGGACCGCGGAGATCCTCCAGGCACGCGGCGTACCCGCCCACAGCCTGCTCCCGGCCCTGGACCTCCTGAGCCGCGAACTCAAGGACTTCCCCCGGGCCGTCCGTATGCTCACGGCCGCCGCCCACACCCTGACCGCCGCCATATCCACCGCCGCCGGGAACCCCGTATGACCACACACCCCGATCACCTGCAGCTGACCACGACCGACTCCCGGGACAGCATCCTCGTGGAGATACGCGGAGACCTCGACTACATCGGCGCCGATCGCCTGGTCGATGAGGTCAGCGGCCGCCTGTCGAAACGGGCCGCGCCGTCCGAGCTGCGTCTGCGCTGTGCGCACCTCGGCACCATCGACTCCATGGGCCTTTCGGCCCTGCTGATGATCCACCGCCTCACCACCGCGGCAGGGGTGCGTCTCCACCTGGATGACCGACCTGCCAAGCTGGAGCGGCTCCTGGACCTCACCGGAATCCGCAGCCACCTCATGGGCCCAGGCGGCGAGGGTGCCGCGAATCCCCCGGCACCACACGACAACGCCGTATCGGCCGGTCCCACCGCACCGGACGCGAACACCTGAACCTCTCCCGACCGTTCACTGGACATAAGCACCCACCGACGGGGAATCCGTGACCGTACCAGACGCCGCCCCCAGCAACACCTGGCACGAGGCAACTCGGTCCGCCAGCGCCTTGACCGAACTCCTCGACGTGATGTGGGAGCACGCCAGACACTCCACCACCGGCACCACAGCCCCCAGCTCCACCTCACAGCTGCGCCTGATGTACGTCGTCGACCGCGAGAACGGCATACGCATGCGCACCGTCTGCCAACGTCTGGCCTCAGCCCCCCCGACGGTCACCCGTATGTGTGACCGGCTTCAGGCCATCGGCCTTCTCGAACGTCGGCCCTGCCCGGACAACGGCCGCGAGGTCACCCTGCGACTCACCCGCACAGGCAAAGAACACCTGCAACGTATCCGTGAGCAGCGCGACACCATGCTCCACCAGGCCATTGACAGAATTCCCCCCACCGAGCGCGCCGCCCTCGCCATCGGACTCGCTGCGCTTCAGGCACAACTGGACACCGCCGCCGGTGAAAGACCCCACGTACCCGCCGACCACTCCGCTGCCTGAACGCCGACACTTCACCTCCGCCGGGAACACCCCCTGGAGCCCCGCACCCGCTCACGGGCCGGCGCGGATGAGGCCGCCCCGAGACCGTCCGAATCCCTGCCCGGCGGACAGGCCTCCGGGGAGGCGCGCGGGCAGCCCCTGACGCGCCCGCCCCTCCTCGTCGGCCGCCCTCAGCAGCTGACGCTGCCCCGCCGCAGCGCGTGCCC
Proteins encoded in this window:
- a CDS encoding putative immunity protein, with the translated sequence MTSDFELSLDELRAVARYATEAAQDVLAVFEDAHPGDVRPRAAIEAAREFIGGAPRTRLQRVASMDAHRAAKDAATEAARLAAQAAGDAASAAYLHPIAKAHQVAHILRAAANAARIAEIRAGDDPGAGERAVERVREQAAPVLIDVLRRYPPALGGRSRAAQLMAALDASLRRVP
- a CDS encoding class I SAM-dependent methyltransferase; this translates as MTATRATALFDQLASVYDEVLPFFTGFTRQHMAWLAPGPGTRVLDLGAGRGALTGAAPARGCRVTAVDCAPGMVERLAAQYPQVHEARVMDVHQLDLPDDSFDLVCAGFVVHLLDDPAAAAREFRRVLAPGGVFSFSVPGDVEDAPEWEFYGALFREFQPLIPEGQGRPSRPLDAERLLSSTGFTGIGETAIEQRLPVPDADTFWDWGLSHGSRAYFDALPADARTEFEARVRATLSAMDPIVFAAGAHLWRGTSAA
- a CDS encoding ArsR/SmtB family transcription factor, producing the protein MRPKHEPEQITDLTRLRAFMNPLRMQLYRLLYAAGTATASQLAEHVDETPSLVSYHLRKLAEHGFVAQTSGEGGDGRERWWQVASEEGWGFRDSDFADSPEGAAAVGAVTRGIFDTRVAQYRTYLDQRAAWGKRWTDAAYTSEWLLDLTPDELDRMSDEFEALARRWRERGKAAKAAGDTEDREHVSVHMYGFPFRP
- a CDS encoding ATP-binding protein; translation: MTSNIDSPHRHTQHTLNFPHLGTPSFDMRFTSTPRGARLSRRLSAVRLDAWGLPYGTEAHEAVVLITAELTANAVRHGHVQGRDFHLLLRVVERPGPTARIEVTDTRGERVPPRPGKLAAAGLADDGRGLLLVEGLATRWGWYPRKQAPGKTVWAEYELTAGGAD
- a CDS encoding helix-turn-helix domain-containing protein gives rise to the protein MTAERVDPGEMDAAQAADKAGQDVVIAFGQSLKTLRVRAGMQRDELGRRLGYSASTIASFEQGRRIPPPRAIDQADKELGADNLLTVWKEPVEKAQYPVFFQGMAQLEKQAMELLVYDTHVVNGLLQTEAYMRALLDMRRPPLDLETIEQRVAARLARQDIFDRRPAPLLSFVMDEAVLRHRYGGRKVIKGQLEHLLLFGERGNVELQVMPTDCEDNAGVNGPFTVITRKDGKKYLYVEALNTSTLVTDASQTVLAAARYGIIRSQALSPRESLAFIKKLLGEL
- a CDS encoding PP2C family protein-serine/threonine phosphatase — protein: MHRPSAVERALREAAPHEVFDVFRSTVVRRHGALAVDLLLVDYAMTRLQPVEVLPHTRPPVSVYDSAPGRAFGAQEPQCVHDRSASEATVYLPVSVRGDRLGVLGVTLPVGDGVEPAVVEDLQACADALAHEVVVAGRDTDLFLQARRAERLTLAAEMQWQLLPGRSCSRPEYSLGAQLEPAYAIFGDCFDWSASADDLYVTVSNGMGEGIDAALLTNLAVNALRNARRAGLSLGDQAYMADQAVYAQHRGNQYLSTLLFRFHVPTGRVEMIDAGSPKVWRVRRGVIETVEMEAQAPLGMFEDTEYTPQYFEVEPGDRLLFVSDGVYDALSPDGEKYRRRALAGSINSTRLLPASQVPRVMLQELLDHRGAGPAEDDSLVLCLDWLGRAGSGDR
- a CDS encoding MBL fold metallo-hydrolase, with the protein product MSDEPFRLTVLGCATPYPSVDNPCSGYLVSGGDTRIWVDAGSGTLGPLQRHVRLDELDAIWISHLHADHSADLLTAYYGALYADIRLAAPIPLYGPPGIADRLAGFLTNTPARSPIESAFSVTELHDGHQAATGSLRLTSRAVSHGMPAFAVRIEAAGRSLVYSGDTAPCPSLTELAEGCDVLLCEAESAQAPAEGEQVHHTPEDTGDTASTAGAGRLIVTHVGRFLTPQQAVARASARFGGPVDYAAPGTTFPIG
- a CDS encoding MerR family transcriptional regulator, giving the protein MEWPTAEVVRMSGVTARTLRHYDAIGLLPPARTGAGGLRYYGEAQLLRLQQILVLRELGLGLEDIGRVLAEQVDAVEALRGHHRRLLAERDRLDTLAVTVSRTIAELEQSRKDDAPMTINRPENLFEGVQPDQYQESLRDFPAHAERVAEHVDGRSPEDIEAGQRDRTARMIRLAELRADGHAADSAPVQEEVDAHYRLLSALRPVSADEHLAMGRSVVDNPEWRAAYEAIAPGLAAFQRDAIEAYTADRLG
- a CDS encoding MFS transporter, whose protein sequence is MTATPETALSEPATAPAHRDGNVLRWLTAYTASLVGDSVYFVALGWSAQKVAGPTEVGLVMASGAIPRALLMLGGGVVADRLDPRRVILGSDTLRCLLILAAAAGIALASPALWILVAVALAFGAVDALFVPAVGALPPRITGPGQLARVTGLRSLSMRLGQIAGPPVGGLAMGLGGPAAAFAVAGVLFALSVPLLLTVRIRPLASEGAEPPGPGTARGELLDGLRYIRRHPLLGPLVAACAVCELGLVGTLNVGMVLLNAERGWGPAGYGWIVSSFSAGAAASAALLAVAGWLPRAGLVLAGTLLTGCAGAATIALVPALWQAALLATLIGLTAGIFGSLDNALIQTATNPANLGRVTSVVMLAMVGLAPLSYPLVGAAIGAWGSAAVFAGCAAFAGLGVVIALASSAVRDAELPRQRRAVS